The following proteins are encoded in a genomic region of Herminiimonas arsenicoxydans:
- the hisE gene encoding Phosphoribosyl-ATP pyrophosphatase (PRA-PH) (Evidence 2a : Function of homologous gene experimentally demonstrated in an other organism; PubMedId : 2664449; Product type e : enzyme), which translates to MSETLKRLSEVIESRKPANGGDPEKSYVARLFVKGDDAILKKIGEEATELVMAAKDARVSADKSKVLYECADLWFHSMVLLAQFDLTPQDVLDELARREGISGIEEKASRTAD; encoded by the coding sequence ATGAGTGAAACCTTGAAGCGTCTGTCGGAAGTGATCGAATCGCGCAAACCGGCAAACGGTGGCGATCCGGAGAAATCGTATGTCGCGCGCTTGTTTGTCAAAGGCGACGATGCAATTCTGAAGAAAATCGGCGAAGAAGCAACCGAACTCGTGATGGCTGCCAAGGATGCGCGCGTCAGTGCTGATAAATCCAAAGTGCTGTATGAGTGCGCCGACTTGTGGTTTCACTCGATGGTTCTGCTGGCGCAATTCGATTTGACGCCGCAGGATGTGCTTGATGAGCTGGCGCGCCGCGAAGGTATTTCGGGCATAGAAGAAAAAGCCAGCCGCACAGCCGATTGA